The Labeo rohita strain BAU-BD-2019 unplaced genomic scaffold, IGBB_LRoh.1.0 scaffold_242, whole genome shotgun sequence genome includes a window with the following:
- the LOC127159666 gene encoding collagenase 3-like, which yields MKSFYQLCVLIALVVSGYTSPIPPPSDTDRESIAENYLTKLYGLPKHTSSDVERSSSAMSLRLKEMQQFFGLKITGKLDDNTLEVMQKPRCGVPDVAAYSTFQGDYKWKKQDLTYRIENYTPDMSVAEVDDSIKRALQVWADVTPLKFTRIYSGTADIMISFVVGDHRDGYPFDGPNGFLAHAFPPFEGIGGDAHFDDDERFFYRSTQGYNLFLVAAHEFGHSLGLEHSRDPGALMYPTYVYRDMDTFVLPKDDVDGIQSLYGPNKDIDLNPKPTPPVTPNTCDPNLVLDAVTMLRGEIMFFKSSFFWRSYPLSASVEQHLITSFWPEIPEHIDAAFESLLEDKVFIIKGEKVWALYGYDMAQGYPKSLNMFRLPKKVKKVNAVLYDETSYKILFFVDNQIYSYDEEQRKVEKGYPKPVEEVFSGMTGQVTAAFQYKGFNYLFSGSKMFEFGAHNKKMLRVLNNNYFLPC from the exons ATGAAGAGCTTCTACCAGCTGTGCGTTCTTATCGCTTTGGTGGTTTCTGGTTACACCAGCCCAATACCGCCACCTTCTGATACAGACCGAGAGAGCATTGCAGAG aattacctGACTAAGCTCTATGGCCTGCCAAAGCACACTTCTTCTGATGTTGAAAGAAGCTCCAGTGCCATGAGTCTGAGGCTGAAAGAGATGCAGCAGTTCTTTGGACTCAAGATAACAGGAAAGCTGGATGACAATACGCTGGAGGTGATGCAGAAGCCACGCTGCGGGGTTCCAGACGTTGCGGCGTACTCCACTTTTCAAGGAGACTACAAGTGGAAAAAACAAGATCTGACCTACAG gaTTGAGAACTACACCCCTGACATGTCCGTAGCAGAGGTGGATGATTCCATCAAAAGGGCCCTGCAAGTGTGGGCAGACGTCACTCCTCTGAAATTCACCCGTATCTACAGCGGCACAGCTGACATCATGATCTCCTTTGTCGTTGGAG ATCATCGGGATGGTTACCCCTTTGACGGACCAAATGGATTTCTGGCTCACGCTTTCCCTCCATTTGAAGGCATCGGTGGTGATGCCCATTTTGATGATGATGAGAGGTTCTTCTACAGATCTACCCAAG GCTACAATTTGTTCCTGGTGGCTGCCCATGAGTTCGGACACTCTCTAGGACTCGAACATTCCCGGGATCCTGGTGCCCTGATGTATCCAACCTATGTTTACAGAGACATGGATACCTTTGTCCTCCCTAAAGACGATGTTGACGGAATCCAGTCTCTTTATG GCCCAAACAAAGATATCGACCTTAATCCAAAACCCACACCACCAGTAACCCCAAACACATGCGATCCCAATCTGGTCCTGGACGCTGTCACCATGCTCCGTGGAGAGATCATGTTCTTCAAGAGCAG CTTCTTCTGGCGCAGTTATCCTCTGAGTGCATCCGTCGAACAACATCTCATCACAAGCTTCTGGCCTGAGATTCCAGAACATATCGATGCAGCATTCGAGAGTCTGTTGGAGGACAAAGTCTTCATTATCAAAG GTGAGAAGGTCTGGGCTCTCTATGGCTATGATATGGCACAGGGATATCCCAAGAGTCTCAACATGTTCCGTTTGCCAAAAAAAGTGAAGAAAGTCAACGCAGTCCTCTACGATGAGACCAGCTACAAAATCCTGTTTTTCGTTGACAACCAGATTTATAG CTATGATGAGGAACAACGCAAAGTAGAGAAAGGCTATCCTAAACCAGTGGAAGAAGTTTTCTCTGGCATGACAGGACAGGTGACCGCGGCCTTCCAGTATAAAG GTTTCAACTACCTCTTCAGCGGATCAAAGATGTTTGAGTTCGGCGCCCACAACAAGAAGATGCTCCGTGTTCTCAACAACAATTATTTCCTGCCCTGTTAG